The Mesorhizobium sp. NBSH29 genome has a segment encoding these proteins:
- the hmgA gene encoding homogentisate 1,2-dioxygenase → MSHTYMPGFGNDFETESLPGALPQGQNSPQRPAYGLYAEQLSGSPFTAPRGTNERSWLYRIRPSVKHHGRFSPLNLSQWKTAPVQENHDLPLGQMRWDPMPLPVTPTDFITGMATMTTAGDCAGQSGMAAHLYVANTDMVDDHFFNADGELLVVPQQGGLRFLTEMGIIEVQPGEICVLPRGLTFRVELMDGPARGYVCENYGAKLTLPDRGPIGANCLANPRDFKTPVAWFEDSDRPCRLIVKWCGRFYDTRLEASPLDVVAWHGNYAPYKYDLSTFSPVGAILFDHPDPSIFTVLTAPSGEEGTANIDFVIFPPRWNVAENTFRPPWYHRNIMSEFMGLIRGQYDAKEKGFVPGGVSLHNMMLAHGPDAEGYQKASTVELKPQRLENTMAFMFETRFPQMLTSFAAQAPFRQDDYIDCWTDLKKRFNGTPEGDWS, encoded by the coding sequence ATGAGCCACACATACATGCCCGGTTTCGGCAATGATTTTGAAACCGAAAGCTTGCCCGGCGCGCTGCCACAGGGGCAGAACTCGCCGCAGCGACCTGCCTACGGTCTTTATGCCGAGCAGCTTTCCGGTTCGCCCTTCACCGCCCCGCGTGGCACCAATGAGCGCTCATGGCTCTACCGCATCCGCCCCAGCGTCAAGCATCATGGGCGCTTTTCACCGCTGAACCTTTCGCAGTGGAAAACCGCGCCCGTGCAGGAAAATCATGATTTGCCACTCGGCCAGATGCGCTGGGACCCAATGCCTTTGCCAGTTACGCCAACAGATTTCATCACCGGCATGGCCACCATGACAACGGCTGGTGATTGCGCTGGCCAGTCGGGTATGGCCGCGCATCTCTATGTCGCCAATACGGACATGGTGGACGATCATTTTTTCAATGCCGATGGCGAATTGCTGGTTGTGCCGCAACAGGGTGGCCTGCGCTTCCTGACAGAAATGGGCATTATCGAAGTCCAGCCGGGCGAAATCTGCGTCCTGCCGCGCGGCCTCACCTTCCGTGTCGAGCTGATGGATGGCCCTGCACGCGGCTATGTCTGCGAAAATTATGGCGCAAAGCTCACGCTGCCCGATCGTGGTCCCATCGGCGCCAACTGTCTGGCCAACCCGCGTGATTTCAAAACACCCGTCGCATGGTTCGAAGACAGCGACCGCCCCTGCCGCCTCATCGTCAAATGGTGTGGCCGCTTTTATGACACCCGGCTTGAAGCGTCCCCACTGGATGTTGTGGCGTGGCACGGCAATTACGCGCCTTATAAATATGATCTTTCAACCTTCTCGCCCGTTGGCGCGATATTGTTTGATCACCCAGACCCATCCATCTTCACCGTTCTCACGGCTCCCAGTGGCGAGGAGGGGACAGCCAATATTGATTTCGTCATCTTCCCGCCGCGCTGGAATGTTGCTGAAAACACGTTCCGCCCCCCCTGGTATCACCGCAACATCATGTCGGAATTCATGGGGCTTATCCGCGGTCAATATGATGCCAAGGAAAAGGGTTTCGTGCCCGGCGGCGTCAGCTTGCACAATATGATGCTGGCACATGGGCCGGATGCAGAGGGTTATCAGAAAGCCAGCACGGTCGAGCTGAAGCCGCAAAGGCTTGAAAACACCATGGCCTTCATGTTCGAGACCCGCTTCCCGCAGATGCTGACCAGCTTTGCCGCGCAGGCGCCCTTCCGTCAGGATGATTACATCGACTGCTGGACCGACCTGAAAAAGCGCTTCAACGGCACGCCGGAGGGCGACTGGAGCTGA
- a CDS encoding HPP family protein, which translates to MRRHIKTFTARHEPVGALSSHLKSGSGAMIGVLLVGGLASLTGLPLLIAPLGATAVLLFGQPTSPLSQPMNIFGGYLVAALVGAGIMALFPSVWWAAALAVGVSIALMPMLRVTHPPAGALPLVAMASPYQGSMLFEVVLIGCISLVSLAILHHRIPPRMEYPRRVE; encoded by the coding sequence ATGCGCCGCCATATCAAAACTTTCACTGCCCGCCACGAACCCGTAGGCGCGCTTTCTTCGCATCTGAAGTCCGGTTCAGGCGCGATGATCGGCGTGTTGCTGGTGGGCGGTCTGGCATCGCTGACCGGTCTGCCGCTTCTCATTGCACCGCTTGGCGCCACTGCCGTGCTGCTCTTTGGCCAGCCCACCAGCCCGCTGTCGCAGCCGATGAACATTTTTGGTGGCTATCTGGTAGCTGCCCTTGTGGGAGCAGGCATCATGGCGCTGTTTCCATCAGTGTGGTGGGCAGCCGCACTGGCCGTGGGCGTCTCCATCGCGCTGATGCCCATGCTCAGGGTCACGCACCCGCCTGCTGGCGCTCTTCCATTAGTGGCGATGGCCTCGCCGTATCAGGGCTCGATGCTGTTTGAGGTCGTCCTGATCGGGTGCATCAGCCTTGTCTCGCTGGCGATACTGCATCATCGCATCCCGCCACGGATGGAATATCCCAGGCGCGTCGAATAA
- a CDS encoding type II toxin-antitoxin system Phd/YefM family antitoxin: MTAPASFEKDPETISIADAKARFADLVRRAEAGERIVLTRHGRPVAELTPSADSKPRKKLHGALKGEIKIAPDFDALGTEWDEYTR, from the coding sequence ATGACCGCGCCAGCTTCGTTCGAGAAAGACCCGGAAACGATATCGATTGCGGACGCCAAGGCGCGCTTCGCTGATCTTGTGCGGCGTGCGGAAGCGGGGGAGCGCATTGTGCTGACCCGCCATGGCAGGCCGGTGGCCGAGCTTACGCCCAGCGCCGATAGCAAGCCGCGCAAGAAGCTGCATGGCGCGCTCAAGGGAGAAATCAAAATCGCACCTGATTTCGATGCGCTGGGGACGGAATGGGATGAATATACACGGTGA
- a CDS encoding MBL fold metallo-hydrolase, whose product MAKAFASAGDLSEKKISFTEVGRDLWAFTAEGDPNTGVIIGDDSVMVVDAQATPRLAGQVMEKIRTVTDKPVKYVVLTHYHAVRVLGASAYGASEIIMSQKARSMVVERGQEDWDSEFQRFPRLFQGHESIPGLTWPTLTFDDRMTLYLGKRRVDLSFLGRAHTAGDIVAHVPDENVMFTGDIVEYHSACYCGDGHFNDWAGTLAAVKAYDLAAIAPGRGDALVGSKMVNAALANTADFVRSTYRPVARVAQGGGTLKQAWDACRAECDPKFSDYAIYEHCLPFNVARAYDEALGIDTPRIWTAERDRQMWDALQG is encoded by the coding sequence ATGGCTAAAGCATTCGCCTCCGCCGGCGACCTTTCGGAAAAGAAGATATCCTTCACCGAAGTTGGCCGCGATCTCTGGGCATTCACCGCCGAAGGTGACCCCAATACAGGGGTCATCATCGGTGATGACAGTGTCATGGTGGTGGATGCACAGGCCACGCCGCGCCTTGCCGGTCAGGTGATGGAAAAGATCCGCACCGTCACCGACAAGCCGGTCAAATATGTGGTGCTCACCCATTATCACGCCGTGCGTGTGCTGGGCGCATCGGCCTATGGCGCGTCTGAAATCATCATGTCGCAAAAGGCCCGCTCCATGGTGGTCGAACGCGGGCAGGAGGATTGGGATTCAGAATTCCAGCGTTTTCCGCGCCTCTTTCAAGGCCATGAATCCATCCCCGGCCTGACATGGCCAACGCTCACCTTCGATGATCGCATGACGCTTTATCTTGGCAAGCGCCGGGTTGACCTGTCCTTCCTTGGCCGCGCCCACACGGCGGGCGATATCGTTGCCCATGTGCCAGATGAGAACGTCATGTTCACCGGCGACATCGTCGAATATCACTCCGCCTGCTATTGCGGCGACGGGCATTTCAACGATTGGGCTGGAACGCTCGCCGCCGTCAAAGCCTATGATCTGGCGGCCATCGCGCCCGGTCGCGGCGATGCGCTGGTCGGCTCGAAAATGGTCAATGCAGCACTCGCCAATACGGCAGATTTCGTCCGTTCCACCTACCGCCCGGTCGCACGTGTCGCGCAGGGCGGCGGCACGCTCAAACAGGCATGGGATGCCTGCCGCGCAGAGTGCGATCCCAAATTCTCAGACTACGCCATCTATGAACATTGCCTGCCCTTCAATGTCGCCCGCGCCTATGATGAAGCGCTCGGCATAGACACCCCACGCATCTGGACCGCCGAACGCGACCGCCAGATGTGGGATGCCTTGCAGGGTTAG
- a CDS encoding type II toxin-antitoxin system VapC family toxin, whose translation MSTRYLIDTHILLWDLSADSRLSASHAALMSGDAPKFVSVASLWEISIKVSLGKLTVPPRLLSIIEDSDVEILPILPQHAMHTSALPLHHRDPFDRLLIAQAQIEGLTIVTADPAFARYDVVCV comes from the coding sequence GTGAGCACGCGCTACCTGATCGACACGCATATTCTGCTCTGGGATCTTTCGGCTGACAGCAGATTGTCGGCCAGCCATGCCGCTTTGATGAGCGGCGACGCGCCGAAATTTGTGAGCGTTGCCAGCCTTTGGGAGATCTCGATAAAGGTCTCGCTTGGCAAGCTGACCGTGCCACCCCGGCTGCTTTCCATTATCGAGGACAGCGACGTGGAAATTTTGCCCATCCTGCCGCAGCATGCCATGCACACCAGCGCGCTGCCGCTGCATCACCGCGACCCGTTTGACCGCCTGCTCATCGCACAGGCGCAGATCGAGGGGCTGACAATCGTGACCGCTGACCCGGCGTTTGCGCGCTATGATGTGGTCTGTGTGTGA
- the putP gene encoding sodium/proline symporter PutP: MTASTPMLVTFIIYLIAMLAIGFVAYARTKNLSDYILGGRSLGSFVTALSAGASDMSGWLLMGLPGAVYLSGLSEGWIALGLVVGAYLNWLYVAGRLRVQTEHNGNSLTLPDYFTSRFDDESRLLRIFSALVILVFFTIYCASGVVAGARLFESTFGLSYTSAMWAGAAATICYTLIGGFLAASWTDTVQGTMMLFTLILTPIAVILATGGADATFLAIETVDPAYFDVFKGASFIGVISLLAWGLGYFGQPHILARFMAAESAKAIPAARRISMTWMILTLVGAVAVGFFGIAYFAAHPEVAGPVTENPERVFIELAKLLFNPWIAGILLSAILAAVMSTLSSQLLVCSSALTEDFYKAFLRKNASDSELVWVGRATVLLVALLAIMLASDPNNRVLGLVSYAWAGFGAAFGPVVILSLVWSRMTRNGALAGMLVGAITVVLWKNFLGHLGLYEIVPGFVFATIAILVFSRIGEGPSADMLKRFNKAEKEYQSV, encoded by the coding sequence ATGACCGCTAGCACACCCATGCTGGTCACATTCATAATTTACCTCATCGCCATGCTGGCGATAGGCTTTGTCGCGTACGCGCGTACCAAAAACCTGTCCGATTATATTCTGGGCGGCCGCAGCCTTGGCAGTTTCGTCACCGCGTTGTCTGCCGGTGCGTCCGACATGAGCGGCTGGCTCCTGATGGGGCTTCCAGGCGCCGTGTACCTGTCCGGCCTGTCGGAAGGCTGGATCGCGCTTGGCCTCGTTGTCGGCGCCTATCTCAACTGGCTCTATGTTGCCGGCCGCCTGCGCGTGCAGACGGAGCACAATGGCAATTCGCTGACGCTGCCTGATTATTTCACCAGCCGGTTCGACGACGAAAGCCGCCTGCTGCGCATCTTTTCCGCTTTGGTCATTCTTGTGTTTTTCACCATTTATTGCGCTTCAGGCGTGGTCGCCGGCGCACGCTTGTTCGAAAGCACCTTTGGCCTGTCCTACACCAGCGCCATGTGGGCGGGCGCCGCAGCGACCATCTGCTACACGCTGATTGGTGGGTTCCTGGCGGCCAGCTGGACCGATACCGTTCAGGGCACGATGATGCTGTTTACGCTGATCCTCACGCCCATTGCGGTGATCCTCGCCACAGGTGGCGCCGACGCCACCTTCCTGGCCATCGAAACGGTCGATCCGGCTTATTTCGACGTCTTCAAGGGCGCGTCCTTTATTGGCGTCATCTCGCTGTTGGCCTGGGGCCTGGGGTATTTCGGCCAGCCCCATATCCTCGCCCGCTTCATGGCGGCGGAATCTGCCAAGGCCATCCCGGCCGCGCGCCGCATTTCCATGACATGGATGATCCTCACGCTGGTCGGCGCGGTGGCTGTCGGTTTCTTCGGCATCGCCTATTTCGCTGCCCACCCCGAAGTTGCTGGGCCGGTAACGGAAAATCCAGAGCGCGTTTTCATCGAGCTTGCTAAACTGCTGTTCAATCCCTGGATTGCAGGCATCTTGCTCTCCGCCATTCTGGCGGCGGTGATGAGCACGCTCAGCTCGCAGCTGCTGGTCTGCTCCAGCGCACTGACCGAGGATTTCTACAAGGCATTCCTGCGCAAGAATGCATCCGACAGCGAGTTGGTGTGGGTCGGTCGCGCCACGGTGCTGTTGGTCGCGCTCCTCGCCATCATGCTGGCGTCAGACCCCAACAACCGCGTGCTGGGCCTCGTCTCCTACGCGTGGGCCGGCTTTGGCGCTGCCTTCGGGCCGGTGGTGATTCTCTCGCTGGTCTGGAGCCGGATGACCCGCAACGGCGCACTCGCCGGTATGCTGGTCGGCGCCATCACTGTTGTCCTGTGGAAGAATTTCCTCGGCCACCTTGGCCTCTATGAAATCGTCCCGGGCTTCGTCTTTGCCACCATCGCCATCCTCGTCTTCAGCAGGATAGGCGAGGGACCTTCAGCCGACATGCTGAAGCGCTTCAACAAGGCGGAAAAAGAATATCAGTCCGTCTGA
- a CDS encoding fumarylacetoacetate hydrolase family protein, with protein MKLATLKNGTRDGKLVVVSNDLTRCTDASFLASTLQAALDDWARVAPHLAALAESLNHGSVPAERFHEHDAMSPLPRAYQWADGSAYVNHVELVRKARGAEMPASFWEDPLMYQGGSDTFLGPRDPIRMADEAYGIDMEGEVAVIVDDVPMGATREQAQAAIRLVMLVNDVSLRGLIPAELGKGFGFFQSKPSSAFSPVAVTPEELGAAWDGGKLSLPLSVDLNGKPFGRAEAGVDMTFDFPTLIAHAAKTRALGAGTVIGSGTVSNKLDGGPGKPVSEGGVGYSCIAEIRMIETIADGAPKTPFMKFGDTVRIEMKDKSGHSIFGAVEQTVEKYENGKAA; from the coding sequence ATGAAACTAGCCACACTCAAGAACGGCACGCGCGATGGCAAACTGGTCGTCGTCTCCAATGACCTGACACGCTGCACCGACGCATCCTTTCTGGCATCGACACTACAGGCCGCTCTTGATGACTGGGCGCGCGTTGCGCCGCATCTGGCAGCCCTTGCTGAAAGCCTCAATCATGGTTCGGTGCCCGCCGAGCGCTTCCATGAGCATGACGCCATGTCGCCGTTGCCACGCGCCTATCAGTGGGCCGATGGTTCAGCCTACGTCAATCACGTCGAACTGGTGCGCAAGGCGCGCGGTGCCGAAATGCCGGCCAGCTTCTGGGAAGATCCGCTGATGTATCAGGGCGGCTCCGACACGTTTCTTGGGCCGCGTGATCCTATCCGCATGGCCGATGAAGCCTATGGCATCGACATGGAAGGCGAGGTTGCCGTGATTGTGGATGATGTGCCAATGGGTGCCACGCGCGAACAGGCGCAAGCAGCCATTCGCCTTGTCATGCTGGTCAATGATGTGTCGCTGCGCGGGCTTATCCCGGCTGAACTCGGCAAGGGTTTTGGCTTCTTCCAGTCAAAGCCATCCTCGGCCTTTTCACCCGTCGCCGTCACGCCTGAAGAGCTTGGCGCGGCATGGGATGGTGGCAAGCTTTCGCTGCCGCTCTCGGTTGATCTCAATGGAAAACCCTTTGGCCGCGCTGAAGCCGGCGTGGACATGACCTTCGATTTTCCGACCCTGATTGCCCATGCCGCCAAAACCCGCGCGCTTGGCGCCGGCACCGTCATCGGCTCGGGCACCGTGTCCAACAAGCTGGATGGCGGCCCCGGCAAGCCGGTATCTGAGGGCGGCGTCGGCTATTCCTGCATCGCCGAAATCCGCATGATCGAAACCATCGCCGACGGCGCACCCAAAACCCCCTTCATGAAATTCGGTGACACCGTCCGCATCGAAATGAAAGACAAGTCGGGCCATTCCATTTTCGGCGCAGTCGAGCAGACGGTCGAAAAATACGAAAACGGAAAAGCAGCATAA
- a CDS encoding MarR family winged helix-turn-helix transcriptional regulator — protein MSTHKPVEDEAVLALEGFLPYQLNRLADAVSREFSKIYRDRHGLSRPEWRALAGLGQHGTMTATAIGEQSAMHKTKVSRAVAELERRRWLTRTPDPADRRAEKLTLTRAGMAVYRELVPLAKAYECALLERLSQRERTQLESGLKGLETVLTKS, from the coding sequence TTGAGTACGCACAAACCAGTCGAGGACGAAGCTGTTCTGGCGCTGGAGGGGTTTCTTCCCTACCAGCTGAACCGGCTGGCCGATGCTGTCAGCCGCGAATTCTCAAAGATCTACCGCGACCGGCATGGGCTCAGCCGGCCCGAATGGCGCGCACTGGCGGGGCTTGGCCAGCATGGCACGATGACGGCGACAGCAATCGGCGAACAATCGGCCATGCACAAGACCAAGGTGAGCCGGGCGGTGGCCGAACTGGAACGGCGGCGCTGGCTGACCCGCACGCCTGACCCGGCAGACCGCCGCGCCGAAAAGCTGACGCTGACCCGCGCCGGCATGGCCGTTTACCGTGAACTGGTGCCGCTGGCCAAAGCCTATGAGTGTGCCTTGCTGGAGCGCCTCTCGCAGCGCGAAAGGACGCAACTGGAGAGTGGGTTGAAGGGACTGGAGACGGTGCTGACGAAAAGCTAG
- a CDS encoding DinB family protein → MDLLAHNRAMARNNRWSNDRLFAALTKLQPGEFEAPRVSFFPSIAQTLNHLLAVDHLNLDFLEEGPLGASAYDRFQPFRDVAALAAAQAAADQRLLAFCDALTATDLPRRVATDRREDGSIPERIGDLLAHLFIHQTHHRGQAHAMLSGTSVKPPQLDEFFLDYDLAFRRDEVERLGL, encoded by the coding sequence TTGGATCTGCTTGCCCATAATCGTGCCATGGCCCGCAACAACCGCTGGTCAAACGACCGGCTTTTTGCGGCGCTGACCAAGCTTCAGCCCGGCGAGTTCGAGGCCCCGCGTGTGTCGTTCTTCCCCTCCATTGCGCAAACGCTGAACCATCTTCTGGCGGTCGACCATCTCAATTTGGATTTTCTGGAAGAGGGACCGCTGGGTGCCAGCGCCTATGATCGGTTTCAGCCCTTCAGGGATGTCGCGGCACTGGCCGCCGCTCAAGCCGCTGCCGACCAGCGCCTGCTCGCCTTTTGCGACGCACTTACAGCTACCGATCTGCCCCGCCGCGTCGCTACCGACCGCCGCGAAGATGGCAGCATCCCCGAACGCATCGGTGATCTTCTGGCGCATCTGTTCATCCACCAGACCCACCATCGCGGCCAGGCCCACGCCATGCTGTCGGGCACGTCCGTCAAACCGCCGCAGCTCGACGAATTCTTTCTCGACTACGATCTCGCGTTCCGCCGCGACGAAGTCGAGCGTCTGGGCCTGTGA